GAAAAATTTAAGACCGAATATGAGGATCGGTTTCCTCAACTGTGGAGCATTTATTAAGAGAAACTAGGTTTTTTTAAAACCGGCATTTAACATGAGGGCACTGATAGGTTTATAAAGCTGTAGAGTATCTCACATTATGAACATCGCAATGATTAGCTGATATTGGGTTTCTAGTTGACAATTGTTGTTTTTCCAGTATATTAGATCTACTCCGGCATTCTTCAGTGTGGCGGCACAATTATTTAAGTCTTATTAGGGAAATGGCTGTAAGTTGTTTATACCTTTTATGTGGAAGCTCTTCCAGAACCTATAAATTGTTGGAGACTGGAGGTGGTCGTTCCTCGCTTGAGCTAGCTTGCTGAACGATGGTGATTGACATGTATTATCAGTTTCCTGTACTTTTTGAGTTTGGcttgttcttcttctcttcctATGTTTTGCAACGAGGTAGTTATTTCAGTGACATTGACTTGacataatttttgttctttccctGCTTTTCTAAATAGTGTATTCATGGTGGCGAGATAGATAGATTCTCTTTGACATCGATGATTTCTGTGGCTTTAATAGTGATTAAATCAGTTTGTTCCGAACTTGAGTGCTCATGGACTCATGGATTTCCTGTATGACAACTAATAGTAGTATGTGCAGAGATTTTGCGCGCACTCAGCCTTTGTGAGAGTCTTGTGCAATCTGGAGTGGACTATCATCCCAAGTTGAAGTTTTTGGTGATAAAATTTTGCTGGCAAAGGAAGATTCGTGCTGAAgtaccattttttttactaagtGAGAAATGCTTCTTTGATAAGTTTCTGAACAAACGAGGATATGATATTCTTGGTCTAATGAAATACTATCTATCAAGGGATAATTGGCATTCTGGAACCAAAATTGAGATCAAAGACATGAGAAGAGCCGAACACATTCCACACTCGATTCTTTCGTTAGTGTTGCATTGGTTAAAATTGTAAATCTGAACTTGAATTGCTCTTGGCTGTGTTAGGAGGATTTTGAGAGCTGTGTTATCTATCTCTTACGCTACAAGTTATTTTGTATAACTCAAGGTGTTCGGGTCATGTTGCGAGCGCCTCGAACAATCACTAGGGAATGCTTTATTTGTTGCTTGCAGTTAGCTTCCAAGTGCCACATAAGTTCTGTTTTTAATCTTTACTCTCTTAAGCTTGTAGGACAAAAGGCCATCTGTTGTCAACCAGATTCAGGTCTCCAAGACGCTTTTTCTCAGAACGGTAAAACTGGTCGacaaatatgaaaaatagaTGTGTATTCGCTTTCCTTTCTGGTCCATTTTGCTTAAAATATGGCCTACTGAGCAAAATCTGACTGATGAGTGATCAATTTTTCCCATTGGGCAAGCCGGAATTGGTTGGATTAACAACTGATGTGTTTTAAATAACATGCGAGAAATGATTTTGACCATCGCACACCAGTGGTGGGATAGAATCTGACATGGGTAAACAGTGGTTTTAATTCAAAGATAAGTTCAtccattcaatttgtttaatgTTCATCCATTCAAATTGTTTTAGGATTGATTTGATGCTAGAGAAAATGTGGAATGGGAGAGACGGGAAAGGCCCCAGGTACACTGCCTTCATCACCCAAAATTGTGTTTGTTCTTCAAATACGTAGTATGTTACATCAGGTGGTTCAATAATAGCTGAAGAACGTTCTACAATAGCAACACATTTATCTCCCTTCTATGAACAGTCCAGTTTATTGAAGAAGATTAAAATCTTGAAGAAATTAGGTATACCCTTGAACAGATAATTTATGCTCATTAATTAGGAAACAAGGAGCAAGAAAACTATCCAAAAGCCTTCTTCGGGATAAATTTATCTCTTTGGTTAATAAGATCCAAGAGGTTTATCGATCCCTGGGGGTGCAGATCCATAATAGGCATGTCGAACTTATTGTAGGTCAAATAACATCAAAAGTGTTGGTTTCAGAAGATGGAATGTCTAATGTTTTTTAGGGGATAAATGCTCCAACACAAAAATTTCTTGTAGAATGAATCcctaaaacaaaaagaagcagGCATCACATAGATAGTGAAACTTCACTATCATGCTTCCTTCATGGGAGTTGAATCCATATCAACAAAATCCTTGACCCAGAACGCTTTCAGATAACCAACCTGAAACCAATGATGAGTTCAACTCATCTGTTCTCAGAGAACAAAGTTCAAATTAAACCAGACAGATGAcgatgaaaaaacaaaaacttagaTTTTCTAAAGTTGCTGCATAAGCCTTGAATTAGAGGCTAATGGTGAGTAAGTACAAGACACGGCGCAAAATACTCAAGTTTTGGCGTTCAAGCTTGAACCTTATCAGTTGTTTCCCCTTCCAAACCTATACCCATATTAACATTTTCAGTTTCTGACTCCCAAATATCCACCTCTCCAAGGTACACGCTCATAAGTTCAGGAACTTCCTTCTCGTATTTAGTCACATACTTCTCCAAGAAAGACTCCTCAGATCCTGAACTTACTGAATGCCAGCTCATATCTTCCTTCAGCAAGCCCTTCGATAGCAAGACTTTAATAACCGCAAATCGTGGCATAGTCCTGTTTTCCAAGCTAAACGTCAGAAGTAAGGGGTATCTAGCAAGGGCATTCAAAGGCCACCCCATCTTGTTCGTTAAGAATTCAATTACCCTTGCAATCTTATTCTCAGACACGTGCATACAATATGGGTCCTTTAAGTATGCCGAGCGTATATCATCCTCAGACCAACCCCACTTCCTGTATGCTGCATAGCACCTGTCCCAAAGGGATCTCATACCTCTCCCTGAAAGGCCATGTATCGCTTTGAGAAAAGCCCATGTCGACATATCAAATCCCATTTCCTTAACCTGATTAACTACTTCCTTAAACTGCCTATGATTCTGTATCATAGCATCAGTGTAATGTAGCAATGCGTGATCAATCCTCGATTCTTCCACTCCAACTTCCCTCAAGAAAGCAATATTAGGAACAAGATTTGTTGTATGATGAGCTGTAAAAATCCATGGAGCTTTCTTTATAGCAGCAACCACCTTCTTATCTGTTTTAAGAATACTCTTGAGGAAATCATAGTACGGTATGATTCGATTCTCTAAGCTTCTAGTCAATAGTTTTGGATCTATAGTAATCAACCTTGTAAGGACCCTTTCTGAAACGCCAATATACTTAAAAAACTCCAGTTTGGGCAAAATGTCTTTCTCAAGATCGGCCACAAGCAGTGCTGGGTGTAACCTCAAAACCTTGGAAATTTGATAATTCGTAACTCCATGGGTTCTAAGAAGATTAAACCAAGCTTCTGTTTTTTCATGTAAATTCACATTCTCATAACCAGGAACAGTAACTCGTCGTGACAATataggtaaaaaaaattgatttggcGTACTATCTGTGGAGTTCTTTAAGGTTTCAGGAGATAAATCAGTATCTGGGTTGGACCCAGATGGGTTTACACAAGAAGGTGCAACTGAGGAAATGGGTCGGAGATATAGTTGATTTTTGTTGGTGGGTTTTGAATCCACTGCCGTTTTCTTGATTGGGAACAGATTAACCGAATGAAGTACAGAAAACATAGTCACAGATGGTAAGAGTAGAGAAGAACTCACTGCCTTCGAGATTTGTTCAACTGGATTTTCTCACCGGCGACCATTGAATCTTGAAATGGTACTGTTTCTTCATCTGTGTGTATGTATGATTTTGAGCTGCTCATGCAGATTTCAAAGGATTGGGTTTTGCCCTTATCCAGTGGTTTGTGTAGGGAACTACTAGTGCACAGAAAAGGGGTTTGGCGATACCATCATCCTAAAGATCTGGACCCTTGATCTTTAACTTCCAATCCTGGCCGTTGGTCACCTACATCCATTCCTATGGCCCggcaaaaagagagagaacactAGTAACAAAAGTATGAGGTGTGGCCGTGTGGGTTACTTAGAAAATTTGGGGTTGTGAATAGATAGTATCAGTGAGGAAAAAacaag
The sequence above is a segment of the Rhododendron vialii isolate Sample 1 chromosome 13a, ASM3025357v1 genome. Coding sequences within it:
- the LOC131313096 gene encoding transcription termination factor MTERF6, chloroplastic/mitochondrial-like, with translation MFSVLHSVNLFPIKKTAVDSKPTNKNQLYLRPISSVAPSCVNPSGSNPDTDLSPETLKNSTDSTPNQFFLPILSRRVTVPGYENVNLHEKTEAWFNLLRTHGVTNYQISKVLRLHPALLVADLEKDILPKLEFFKYIGVSERVLTRLITIDPKLLTRSLENRIIPYYDFLKSILKTDKKVVAAIKKAPWIFTAHHTTNLVPNIAFLREVGVEESRIDHALLHYTDAMIQNHRQFKEVVNQVKEMGFDMSTWAFLKAIHGLSGRGMRSLWDRCYAAYRKWGWSEDDIRSAYLKDPYCMHVSENKIARVIEFLTNKMGWPLNALARYPLLLTFSLENRTMPRFAVIKVLLSKGLLKEDMSWHSVSSGSEESFLEKYVTKYEKEVPELMSVYLGEVDIWESETENVNMGIGLEGETTDKVGYLKAFWVKDFVDMDSTPMKEA